Within Aliivibrio fischeri, the genomic segment GGAAAATGCCAACTTACTTCGTCTGGAAATACCAATTGATCAAGGTGTTTATCCAATGATCTCTGGGCATAAAAGTCGTTTTGCGTTACGCTTTATGTCTTTTGAAACAAATAAGAATTGCGAAAAAGATATCGAGTTCACGCTTGCTGTCTGCTGAGGAAACTATGACAAAACTAACGACAGAGCAACCAACTACAGTTAAATGTCCAACATGTCAGTCTGCTGTTATTTGGAATGCTGAAAGCCCATTTCGTCCATTTTGTAGTAAAAAATGCCAAATGATTGATTTTGGTGAATGGGCTGATGAAGAAAAATCGATTCCGGGGGCTCCCGATATGTCAGACTCTGATGGTTGGTCTGAAGATCAATACTAATACCGATTCCAAATAAAAAAGCGATCATCATGATCGCTTTTTTTGTACCTATTATATGAAGTCAGAGAATTATGAACTAAATTGCTCTACGACTTTATTTAATACAGGTACATTCGCTTCAGGAAACTCATACTCTTTAAGCGAGGAAATAGATACCCATAAACCTTCTTGGCCTTCTTTACAATAAGGTTGATTATCAAACTGAGTTACCGTAAAAAAATCAAAATAAAGCGATTTATCAGGATAGTCATGAGATAAAGATTCAAATATATCAAGCTCAATTGAGTTAATGCCAACCTCTTCATTCAACTCTCTTATCAGAGCTTGTTTTGCACTTTCTCCTGC encodes:
- the yacG gene encoding DNA gyrase inhibitor YacG, with the translated sequence MTKLTTEQPTTVKCPTCQSAVIWNAESPFRPFCSKKCQMIDFGEWADEEKSIPGAPDMSDSDGWSEDQY
- the mutT gene encoding 8-oxo-dGTP diphosphatase MutT; translated protein: MKRLHIVAAIILNAEKNQVFITKRPDKAHKGGFWEFPGGKVEAGESAKQALIRELNEEVGINSIELDIFESLSHDYPDKSLYFDFFTVTQFDNQPYCKEGQEGLWVSISSLKEYEFPEANVPVLNKVVEQFSS